The DNA region GATGGAGGGTTTAGAGTACTCCGAAATAACAAATGAGTACTCCGAAATAACAAATGAGTACTCCGAAATAACAAATGAGTACCCCGAAATAACAAATGAGTACTCCGAAATAACAAATGAGTACCCCGAAATAACAAATGAGTACTCCGAAATAACAAATGAGTACTCCGAAATAACAAATGAGTACCCCGAAATAACAAATGAGTACCCCGAAATAACAAATGAGTACTCCGAAATAACAAATGAGTACCCCGAAATAACAAATGAGTACCCCGAAATAACAAATGCGTACGCCGAAATAACAAATACGTACGCCATTGCAAGAATTTAGCTTTGTCAGGCCAGCGTAACGAACTGCAAATCTTTAGTAGATGAAGTTTTTCCGACTTGTGTGTACACCGTAGCCTTATAAAGGGGAGGGAACTAGATTTCTTGTTTCCCCCCAAAATATCGGGGGGATTAAGGGGGGTAATTGACTTGTGCGTACACCGTAGCCTTAGTAAGGAGAGGGGATTTGACTTTTGTCAAAAGCAGGGTGAAGTTAAAAACTATATTTAGATGTTATTTAATTCACATTCCTTAGTCTACTTCAGTAGACTTTAGCTTGTAGCCTTGAACTTTAGTTCCAGGCGGGTGACAAAGCCAACATTTTATGCCCTAAGTAAACTCTATAGTCTCAACAAACTCTAAAATACTTTCTTTGATGTCTTCAGCTTCTTCTTCAACGGAATCGGGAGTTTCGCCATTAATAAAGCTGTGCTGACTACTAACTATATACAAAAATTCACCACTGATAAAGGTGAGTAGCCCCCGGTAAGCGTCTAATCTGATCGCAGTTCCATTATTTTCTTGCTTAGAAATCGTCGAACCTTTGGGCATATCAATTAGCACGTAGTAAGCGCCTCGCAAAGTGTCTGCTAGATATTCGGTATACTCCACAGAAGCATCTGGGACATTGGCAAAAATTGCCTGGGGTACATACTTGTCTACTAAAATTGTTTGTAAATATTCTTCTTGTCCAACAGACTCCAGTTCCTCTAACTGTTCTAGAGGGAAAGGATAATAATCGATTCTCAGCAGAGTACCAATGTCATCGGAAAAGCCAACAACTCCTTCCTGACTTTGAATTCTACCTCCCTGCTGCGGATCAACCGGAATCGGCACAGCAAAATTACCTAAAGGAGATTGATATATCTGTTCGCTAAAATCTTCTATGACTACTGTCTCATCTTCGTCGTCTGCATATTCTTCTTCTGCTTCCTTAAAGGCTGCAATTACCTCCTTAACGATTTCCTCTGCTTCTTCATCTTCAAGTTCCAAGGCTGCTTGTAGCTTTTTGAGGTAGGCTTGTTTTGATTTCGGGATGGCGAGGTCATCGTCTAAAAGCACTATCACCCCAGCAGCAAAACCATCCAGTACCAATTCATCTGAGAGAGATACTTTGGCAGTGTTAAACAGGGGCCCAATTCCCTCTTCTTCTGCAATGCCAATGAGTCTATCAACTATTTCTGTGATTTCATCTTCTGAGTATTCCTCAAAAACCTCGAATTCCCAAAGGATACCCGCTAAACTATCTGCATCAACATCTTCAATTAATGAATCAGCGATCGCAGTGACAGTTGCGATCGCCGCCACCGCTTCCTCTGGACTTAACGATTCCTCTGATGTCTTTGGTGAGTTAAAAACCTTGTCATATTTGGTCATAAATGCTACCTAAATTAATTCCTTGATAGTAATAACAGATTGAAAGTGACAATGGTCAGTTTAGCAATGAAGCGAATTTTCTAGAGAAAAAGTTGGCTCACAGGTAGTTTACTCACTATTGCTCAGGTATAACAAAATCTTATTGACAGCTAATCTTTAAGGAGTTAAGGTCTTCTAAAATCTGTTGTCGAATATACACTTAAACACGAGTTAGGCTCAATATTTACCGCAAGTCAACTTAATTAAATATTGTAAATTTTTGTTATCAAGCAATTATCGTTAATAACTGCTCTATTCCTTTGCTTTTATCCTCTAACAGATGAATTATATCCACCGATAGAATTATAAACTAGCTAATGATAGATACTTACACCGTGGGACGGATGTCACAATACCAAAGTTTGTAGTGACACACAATACTCGAAACGTTGTACTGTTGGTCTACAAGTATGAATTACATTAAATTTTGAGTTCTTTTATGGTACAAACTCCTCCATCTCAGTTTTCACCAGATCAATATAAAGTTGATTCTGCACAAGAAAAAGTAGAAGCTCTTATAGAAACACCAACAACAGACACTGAGATTGACTTAGAGTTTCTTTATACTAGAGATATTGAATTTCGTCAGGAAACCATTTACTTTCTTGTGGTCGATCGCTTTTATGATGGCGATCCAGATAACAGCGAAGGTGCAAACTCAGAACTGTATGATCCAACTAGACAAGATTGGGGCAAGTACTGGGGTGGTGACTTGCAAGGTGTTATTGATAAATTAGATTATCTCAAAAATATGGGGGTGACAGCCATTTGGTTAACTCCACTGTTTGAGCAGGTTGAAGAGTTATTTGTTGGAAATGCAGCCCTACACGGCTATTGGACAAAAGACTTTAAACGGATTAATCCTCGCTACATTGCTGATGGCGAAAATCCTTCTTTAAACGCTACGCAAGAAGAAAAAAATACCACCTTTGATCGGTTAGTTACAGAACTGCACAAGCGGAATATGAAGCTGGTGCTAGATATTGTCTGCAACCATAGCAGCCCTGACACTAGCGGTAGCAAAGGTGAATTGTATGATGATGGCGTTAAAATTGCTGATTTCAATGATGATGTCAATAATTGGTATCACCACTACGGCGAAGTGCAAAACTGGGAAGACGATTGGCAAGTACAGAACTGTGAACTATCTGGTCTAGCAACCTTCAATGAAAACAATACTGAATATCGTCAGTATATTAAATCAGCCATTAAACAATGGCTAGACCGGGGTGTAGATGCACTACGGGTGGATACTGTCAAGCACATGCCTATCTGGTTTTGGCAAGAGTTCACTGGTGATATGACCAATCACAAACCAGATGTATTCATTTTTGGTGAATGGATTTACAGTAATCCTACTGACGATCGCTCGGTGGAATTTGTTAATCACTCAGGCATGACACTGCTAGACTTTGGGTTGTGCGTGGCAATTCGAGCCGCACTAGGGCAAGGTTCAGAAAATGGATTTCACACAATTCAATACATTTTTGACCAAGATTATCGCTACAACGGGGCTACAGAGTTAGTTACCTTCATCGATAATCATGATATGTCTCGCTTCCAATCGCTGAACCCCGATCCGGCGATGCTTAAGGTTGCGATCGCCTTAATTATGACCTGTCGCGGTATTCCCTGCATCTATTACGGTACAGAACAATATCTGCATGACGACACCGATGGCGGTAACGATCCCTATAACCGCCCAATGATGGAAAATTGGGATACTGAGAGTGAAATTTATCGTTGCATCAGGTTACTATCTGGCTTACGGCGACTGAATCCAGCCGTATCAATGGGTAGCCACTGGCAAAAATACTTAACAGCAGATATTTACTGTTATGTACGCCGCTATCGTGACTCTGTGTGTTTTGTCGCTTTAAACCGGGGAGGAGAAGTTACTCTATCAGAAGTAGAAACAGAATTACCCGATGGAGAACATACTTGCGTGGTGACTCGCAACAAGTATGAGGTAAAAGACGGCAAGATTTATGACTTAGTACTAGAAGAACGCGGAGTGCTTGTTTTCAGCCACGTTGGCGAACGAATCAAAGCACAAACAATTGTCCGTGTGCAACTCAATGGTGTGGATACCCAACCCGGCGAAACCATTGTGGTGACAGGAGATTGCCCAGAGTTGGGTAACTGGGATATCAGCAAAGCATATCCTTTAGAGTACATCAACCAAAATACTTGGTCTGCTGAAATTCCCTTTGATGAAAGTACTGGTAAGTTAATTGCTTATAAGTATGCCATGTGGCGGGAAGGGCGATCGCCTCTGCGCGAAAATCTCGTAAATCGTCGCTGGGTGATTGCCAAAGAAGGCACTGTAAAATGGCGTGATACCTGGGCATCGGGAAGAGAATCGTAGAAATATCGAATGAAGTATCAAGAGTGAAGAATTAAAATTTTGATTCTTCACTTTTTATTACTTATAAATTTTAAGTAATAAAAAATACACAAATAAGTGTATTGAAGCGCAATGTGCGCCATAGTGTATTAGTTTACAGTGATCTGGATCACACTATTTTCTGAGTAAAATATAGATAATATCAAGCACATAAATACCTAATAACTGTCAAAAGTATTGTAGAGTGTGTTAGAACAGAGTTCGTAACGCACTATTATCAAGGGTTTGATGCCGTACTCTCCGTGCTAACACATCCTACAGATATTTTCTCCAAATCAAACCGGATTCCTATATTTTAGTTTACAGTGATCTGGATCACACCACTTTGTAAGTTAGAATAACTAATATCAAGCAGATAAGCACCCAAAACTGTTAAAGAGAGGGGCAGAAAGGCTTTAGCTTTTACAGGATAAAAGAATAGATCATAGCTTTATAATCGCTCAACTCAGCAGTTTTTAATACTTACCAACCAAGTCATCTAAAAAAAATGAGAAAAAGGTAAATGGTAATGTTCGACCTCTTACTGAAAAATCAATTAAGTGCTCCAAAAAAACTAAAATTTAAAAATGAAATTTTGGCACGAGTTCAAGGTCGAAATTCAGAAGCTTTAAATGACGAAGTAGAGTTTTATAAAACTGAATTACTTCCCTATTTTATAAAGTTGAGCCAACAAAATCCTGTTTTTAGTGTTACAGAGCAATTACGGCTTTTAGTGGGTGTTTGGACACCAATCTGGTCTACCATATCGTTTCATGAAAGTTTACCACAAAGAATACAAGAGCAGTCCTTCCAAATTTTCCAGCATGATGGTTACTGTGCCAGTGTAGCTCGTTATATAATGGGAAAAGAGCAGTCTTTATCCGAGAATTTTCAATCAAGATTACCAGCTTATGATTTCATGTTAATCCAAAAATATGAAGTTCAAAATGGGAAATGGTATCTTCAAAATATTGATAGATTTCAGGCTTTTACAAATAGAGAAATTCCTCTAACTTTAGAATCAGTCTACAACTGGTTTACTCATGTAGTTAACAATAAAGTCCAACTGAACGCCTCGAAAGAGGTTTCACCTAAAGCTTTAAACAATGATGTTAATGTATTTCAAAAAACATCTTTAGTAACTTCTCAAGTATTTGAGCATTTATATATAGATAATGACTTGCGACTTGTGAAAACTCAAACAGATGCCTCACATTTACCTAGTTATACAATTGCTGTGAAGAGGTAATAAGTAGAAATAAGAATTCCTGTAATCCAAATACTTTTTGTCAGATGCCAAGTTTAGTCCTAAATCTAAAAATAAGCATAACCAAAAATCTTACTATTCGTTGAAAAAATAGTTTATTGAATCCAGATATTAATTTTATGAATAAGTGGTACAAAGAAGACCTGGCATTTATTCATGATGACGGTTTCCGTGACTTCGCTCTCAAATCCGCTCCCGGGATCTTAGAAATCTTGGCTCAAAACAAAATACATGATGGACTAGTAGTAGACTTGGGTTGCGGTAGCGGTTTATGGGCAAAAGAACTTAGCAAGGCTAATTATCATGTTCTCGGAGTTGATATTTCTGAGTCGATGATTAATATGGCACGAACAAGAGTGCCGGATGCTGAATTTCGGATCGATTCACTATTCAAAACAGATATTCCACCGTGCAATGCTGTCACATCGATTGGTGAATGCCTCAGCTACCTGTTTGATTTAGACAACGATCGCCAAATTCTTGTTCAACTGTTCCACCGCATATATAATGCCTTAACTCCTGGGGGTGTATTCATCTTCGACATTGCAACAACAGGACAAGTCGCACAGGGAACCACAAGTAAAGGGTTTACCGAAGGAGATGACTGGGTAGTACTCGTTGAAAAGCAGGAGGATCACGAGCAAATAACTTTGACTCGTCGAATTATCAGTTTCCGCAAGGTAGGGGAACACTATAGACGAGCTGACGAAGTACACTACTTGCGGTTATACGAAACGACAACTGTTGAAAGTGAACTCCAGCGCGTGGGTTTTGAAGTTGAAACAACCCATAGTTATGGTAAATACCTACTGTCAAAAGGTCATGTAGCATTTATTGCACGCAAATTATATGAATAAATATCTGAATTAAATCCAATATCTAATTTTTTTTGCTATGGTGATCCCAAAGGAATTGTTAAGTACTTACGAGGTGTCAATCAAGTGACTAATCGATGAATTTGTATATTAAAATACAAATTTATAGAGATATTTTCTCTATAAAGTGGATCTGTTTTGTTACTTATTCGGTTGGGCAATACGCGCTTCAATGTCTTCCAATGTTTGTAACAATAGACGACTTGCCTGTAATTGCCAACCCCATTTCTGAATTCTAAAAGCTAATACAGTTCCAACTATAGCAGCTAACAAACAGATGGGTTGATTTAAAGAAATTCCGAATAACAAACCCAATCCAGCAATTCCCCAAAATGGTAAAGCTGCTGCTTGTCTTTGTTCTTCCACAATTTGACTAATCATATTAGAAGATTGCTTACTAGCGAGTAATACCTCTTTGACTTCTCGCTGTTCGGCTGCTGATACTGACAAACCTATTTTGCGCCGTAGTTTTTCAATTTTGCGGGCATCTGTGCTGTACTCTGTTAACTCATCTTCTGCCATTTTCAGCAGTCGTTCTAGTTGCGCCATTATGCATTATGTCCGAATCTGATACAGCCATTATCCCGAATAATTGTTATTTATGGACTATAGTTTGGTATTTAATTTCATAATCCAAAATCATGCTACTAGCTGTAATATCTAAAATTGAATATGGAAAAATATACTAGTACGGCACGGCGGAAATAGAGCAACCATTAAAAATCTCTAAAGAGCTTATTCCATAATACTTTTGACTTTTGAACGCCAGTTGCTTCTCCTGTCGGAGACGCTGCGCGAACAAGTCGGCAGAGCCGCCCAACGCACTGGCTCCTTTTGGCTTTTGACTTCTGCCTTGCGGTTAGCGGTTACGCATTGACAAATTGAGCATAAACTTAAAAGGTAATTATGACTACAGTATCTAAAAGCACATTATCTCCATCTTCTCAAGAGCGATCGCTCATCTTGTGGTTTGATGAAGTTGGTATTGATGATATCCCCGTAGTTGGTGGTAAAAATGCCTCACTGGGCGAAATGATTCAACAGCTAACGCCTAAAGGTATTAACGTTCCCACAGGATTTGCCACTACTGCTTATGCTTATCGTTATTTCATCAAATCAGCAGGGTTAGAAGCAAAACTACGCAAACTCTTTGCTGACTTAGATGTTGAAGATGTCAAAAATTTACGAGAACGGGGGAAAAAAGCGCGATCGCTCTTAATCCACACCCCATTTCCTGTAGAATTGCGAGAGGCGATCGCTAAAGCTTACCAAAGTCTTTGTGAACAATACAACGCAGAGACAGATGTTGCAGTCCGTTCTAGTGCCACCGCCGAAGACCTTCCAGATGCTAGTTTTGCTGGACAGCAGGAAACTTACCTCAACGTTGTCGGTGCTGAAGGAGTTTTAGCAGCTTGTCACAAGTGCTTTGCTTCCATATTTACCGATCGCGCCATTTCTTATCGTCACACCAAAGGATTTGATCACTTTAGCATTGCTCTAGCTGTGGGTGTGCAAAAAATGGTGCGTTCAGACTTAGCAACCTCTGGGGTGATGTTCTCAATTGATACAGAAACCGGATTTAAGGATGCAGCATTAATTACAGCCGCCTACGGTTTAGGCGAAAACGTTGTCCAGGGGTCTGTGAACCCTGATGAATATTATGTTTTTAAACCAACTTTAAAAGCTGGTTTCCGCCCAATTATTGATAAAAAATTGGGTAGTAAAGAACTAAAAATGATTTATGATGACGGCTCTAAATTTACGAAAAATGTCTCTGTTCCACCCAGAGAAAGAGGCAAATTCGCCCTGAATGATGAAGAGATTTTACAACTAGCGAATTGGGCATGTTTAATAGAAGACCATTATTCCCAAGTCCACGGCATTTCCACTCCAATGGATATCGAGTGGGCAAAAGATGGAATTACAAATCAACTTTTTATTGTGCAAGCGCGTCCCGAAACCGTGCAGTCGCAGAAGACGGGAAATATATTGCGGAGTTATCGGTTGTTATTGGGGAATAGGGAATGGGGAATAGGGAATGGGGAAAAATCTTCTCAATCTCCACTTCCTGATTCCCAATCTCTAATTCCCGTTGTTACGGGACGGGCGATTGGGGAAGCGATTAGTCAAGGAAAAGCACGGCTAATTTTAGATGTTCAGAAACTCGAACAGTTCCAAGTTGGGGAAGTTTTGGTAACAGAGAGAACTGATCCCGATTGGGAACCAATTATGAAACGCGCCAGTGCAATTGTTACTAACTCTGGTGGTAGAACATGCTTTGATGGCGAAACCAAAATATTAACCAATAAAGGGTTTATGACCTTGCGTCAGATTTATGAGCAAGGTTATGAAGGTTTGCTAACTCTATCATTAAATACCCAGACAAACAAAATAGAGTGGCAACCAATTCTTGATTCCATGAAAAGACAATCAAAAATGATTAGCGTCAGCGTCTCTCAAACAGGTAGAATTACTGACAACTACTTACGCTTAACACCAGATCACAAAATGATTAATATCAGAGGTGGCGAATATCTAAAAACTGAAATTCAAGATATGCTTGCAGCCCAAGAAATGGTGGTAATAGCAGAGAATATTCCGCAGTTGGGTGTACCCGAAAAAGAGAATATCAAGATGGCTTATTTATTAGGGGGTATACTCACAGATGGTTCTATTTATAGAAGCCGTACTCATGGAGAGGTACAGTTTATCCAAAAGGATACTTTGCCGAAGCAGCAATTTATAGCAGCTATGCAGGAATGCATGAATACAGTTTATGATAAACCATTTGTTGCTCATCTCAAAAAAGCATCTTCTGGCTCAATAAGAGGTCAATTAGTAGTAGGTCAAGCAACAGCTTATAGACTCTACTCTAAAAAAATAGCCTATGATTTGCATGAAAAAGAGCAAAGTATTGTGAGTATGTTGCTCAATAACTCTGTGGAATTTGCTTATAATTTTCTGGCAGGTGTGATTGATGGAGATGGTTGTTACTTTAATAATCGCATTCATATATATGCGTCAGAAGAACTGCTATTACAAGCTATAATTGTGGCTTGTTTAAAAATAGGGACTGTTCCTCAAGTGACCAAAAATCGAGGAATACATAATATACAATTGGTTGAGAAATTAGCAGAGATATTGCAATTTACCAACAGGGTTAAAGGGAAAGTTAGCGATAGAGTAATACAAACACGCTTCTTTGCTACCAAACAACTATTTGATGACAATGCCACAGGACAGATAAAACTCAGAAGAGATAATAATTTTCTGATTTCTGACAAACAACTACATAAAATTGGCAAATTCAATCGCCTACTTGCAGGCGATATTCGGATGCATCGGGTGGTTGCAGTTGATGAAAAGATTCATGATGATGTGTTCAATATTACAGTTGCCGAACATCATAACTATGTTGTATTCACCAGCAAATATACACCAGTAATTGTCTGTAATTGCCATGCAGCGATCATTGCGCGAGAATTGGGTGTACCTGCGATCGTGGGATGCGGCAATGCTACAGAAATTTTAAAACCTGGTCAAGAGGTAACAATTTCTTGCGCTGAAGGGGAAGAGGGAAAAGTTTATGCAGGCTTATTACCTTTTGAAGTGGAAGAAGTTCCTTTAGAGAACTTACCCCGCACTCGCACTCAACTTTTAATGAATGTGGGTAATCCTCAAGAAGCATTGAGTTTATCAGCAATTCCCAACGATGGCGTAGGTTTAGCACGGACAGAATTTATCATCGCTAACCAAATTCAAATTCATCCAATGGCATTGATTCACTATGATTTGTTAAAAGATGAATTTGCCAAAGCGAAAATTGCTGAAATTACTGCACTTTACGACGATAAACCCCAGTATTTTGTAGATAGATTAGCCCAAGGCATTGGTAGAATTGCGGCGGCATTTTATCCCAAACCAGTAATTGTGCGAATGTCAGATTTCAAAAGTAATGAATATGCCAATTTGTTAGGTGGGCGACAGTTTGAACCCCACGAAGAAAACCCAATGCTCGGTTGGCGGGGGGCAGCGCGTTACTATGATGAAGGCTACAGAGAAGCTTTTGCCCTAGAATGTGATGCTATCAAACGGGTACGAGAAGAAATGGGTTTGACAAATGTTATCCCGATGATTCCATTTTGTCGTACTCCCGATGAAGGGCGGTTGGTTTTAGCAGAGATGGCAAAAAATGGTTTAAAGCAGGGTGTTAACGGCTTGCAGGTTTATGTGATGTGCGAGTTGCCTAGTAACGTTATTCTGGCTGAGGAATTTGCTGAGGTATTTGATGGCTT from Nostoc commune NIES-4072 includes:
- a CDS encoding alpha-amylase family glycosyl hydrolase, whose protein sequence is MVQTPPSQFSPDQYKVDSAQEKVEALIETPTTDTEIDLEFLYTRDIEFRQETIYFLVVDRFYDGDPDNSEGANSELYDPTRQDWGKYWGGDLQGVIDKLDYLKNMGVTAIWLTPLFEQVEELFVGNAALHGYWTKDFKRINPRYIADGENPSLNATQEEKNTTFDRLVTELHKRNMKLVLDIVCNHSSPDTSGSKGELYDDGVKIADFNDDVNNWYHHYGEVQNWEDDWQVQNCELSGLATFNENNTEYRQYIKSAIKQWLDRGVDALRVDTVKHMPIWFWQEFTGDMTNHKPDVFIFGEWIYSNPTDDRSVEFVNHSGMTLLDFGLCVAIRAALGQGSENGFHTIQYIFDQDYRYNGATELVTFIDNHDMSRFQSLNPDPAMLKVAIALIMTCRGIPCIYYGTEQYLHDDTDGGNDPYNRPMMENWDTESEIYRCIRLLSGLRRLNPAVSMGSHWQKYLTADIYCYVRRYRDSVCFVALNRGGEVTLSEVETELPDGEHTCVVTRNKYEVKDGKIYDLVLEERGVLVFSHVGERIKAQTIVRVQLNGVDTQPGETIVVTGDCPELGNWDISKAYPLEYINQNTWSAEIPFDESTGKLIAYKYAMWREGRSPLRENLVNRRWVIAKEGTVKWRDTWASGRES
- a CDS encoding class I SAM-dependent methyltransferase, with amino-acid sequence MNKWYKEDLAFIHDDGFRDFALKSAPGILEILAQNKIHDGLVVDLGCGSGLWAKELSKANYHVLGVDISESMINMARTRVPDAEFRIDSLFKTDIPPCNAVTSIGECLSYLFDLDNDRQILVQLFHRIYNALTPGGVFIFDIATTGQVAQGTTSKGFTEGDDWVVLVEKQEDHEQITLTRRIISFRKVGEHYRRADEVHYLRLYETTTVESELQRVGFEVETTHSYGKYLLSKGHVAFIARKLYE
- the ppsA gene encoding phosphoenolpyruvate synthase translates to MTTVSKSTLSPSSQERSLILWFDEVGIDDIPVVGGKNASLGEMIQQLTPKGINVPTGFATTAYAYRYFIKSAGLEAKLRKLFADLDVEDVKNLRERGKKARSLLIHTPFPVELREAIAKAYQSLCEQYNAETDVAVRSSATAEDLPDASFAGQQETYLNVVGAEGVLAACHKCFASIFTDRAISYRHTKGFDHFSIALAVGVQKMVRSDLATSGVMFSIDTETGFKDAALITAAYGLGENVVQGSVNPDEYYVFKPTLKAGFRPIIDKKLGSKELKMIYDDGSKFTKNVSVPPRERGKFALNDEEILQLANWACLIEDHYSQVHGISTPMDIEWAKDGITNQLFIVQARPETVQSQKTGNILRSYRLLLGNREWGIGNGEKSSQSPLPDSQSLIPVVTGRAIGEAISQGKARLILDVQKLEQFQVGEVLVTERTDPDWEPIMKRASAIVTNSGGRTCFDGETKILTNKGFMTLRQIYEQGYEGLLTLSLNTQTNKIEWQPILDSMKRQSKMISVSVSQTGRITDNYLRLTPDHKMINIRGGEYLKTEIQDMLAAQEMVVIAENIPQLGVPEKENIKMAYLLGGILTDGSIYRSRTHGEVQFIQKDTLPKQQFIAAMQECMNTVYDKPFVAHLKKASSGSIRGQLVVGQATAYRLYSKKIAYDLHEKEQSIVSMLLNNSVEFAYNFLAGVIDGDGCYFNNRIHIYASEELLLQAIIVACLKIGTVPQVTKNRGIHNIQLVEKLAEILQFTNRVKGKVSDRVIQTRFFATKQLFDDNATGQIKLRRDNNFLISDKQLHKIGKFNRLLAGDIRMHRVVAVDEKIHDDVFNITVAEHHNYVVFTSKYTPVIVCNCHAAIIARELGVPAIVGCGNATEILKPGQEVTISCAEGEEGKVYAGLLPFEVEEVPLENLPRTRTQLLMNVGNPQEALSLSAIPNDGVGLARTEFIIANQIQIHPMALIHYDLLKDEFAKAKIAEITALYDDKPQYFVDRLAQGIGRIAAAFYPKPVIVRMSDFKSNEYANLLGGRQFEPHEENPMLGWRGAARYYDEGYREAFALECDAIKRVREEMGLTNVIPMIPFCRTPDEGRLVLAEMAKNGLKQGVNGLQVYVMCELPSNVILAEEFAEVFDGFSIGSNDLTQLTLGIDRDSALVARLFDERSPAVKRMVKMVIETAKKCDRKIGICGQAPSDYPEFAQFLVEQGIDSISLNPDSVLKTMLEVAKVEDINL